A portion of the Acidimicrobiia bacterium genome contains these proteins:
- a CDS encoding DnaJ C-terminal domain-containing protein — translation MADYYQVLGVERDASQEEIKKAFRQLARETHPDANNGDRGTEERFRIIAEAYEVLSDPQRRAAYDRGDRIDLGDLFSSFAGVDDLLSRFFGGGFGGASRGPAQGRDVGVAVSISLAEAASGTSRSVAYRVPATCATCAGSGAAPGSDLDTCERCGGQGSVRVTRQTLLGAAMTIARCEQCRGRGRIVAEPCLGCSGTGSVVGDLEEEIDIPAGIEDASRLRLQGRGAAGEPGGRSGDLFVEVTVEADPRFERHGPDLVHRVEIGLSEAALGTSAEIPMVDGDPVEIDIPAGTQPGTVFKLSRQGMPRLHGRGRGDLLVEVRLLVPQRLDSASEEALRAYGAAMGEAPVAGRKKRRRS, via the coding sequence ATGGCCGACTACTACCAGGTGCTCGGCGTCGAACGCGATGCCTCACAAGAGGAGATCAAGAAGGCGTTCCGCCAGTTGGCCCGCGAAACCCATCCCGACGCCAACAACGGGGATCGGGGCACCGAGGAACGATTCCGGATCATCGCCGAGGCATATGAGGTGTTGTCGGATCCGCAGCGACGGGCTGCCTACGACCGTGGTGACCGGATCGATCTGGGTGACCTGTTCTCCTCCTTCGCCGGTGTCGACGATCTGCTGAGCCGCTTCTTCGGGGGAGGATTCGGCGGCGCCTCCCGCGGTCCGGCTCAAGGCAGGGATGTGGGGGTGGCGGTGAGCATCAGCCTCGCCGAAGCGGCGAGCGGCACGTCGCGCTCGGTGGCGTACCGGGTTCCGGCCACTTGCGCCACCTGTGCCGGTTCGGGAGCGGCCCCCGGTTCGGACCTCGACACCTGCGAGCGGTGCGGGGGTCAGGGATCGGTGCGGGTGACCCGACAGACGCTGCTCGGCGCCGCCATGACCATCGCCCGCTGCGAGCAGTGCCGGGGCCGGGGGAGGATCGTCGCCGAGCCCTGCTTGGGGTGCTCAGGCACCGGCTCGGTCGTTGGGGACCTCGAGGAAGAGATCGACATTCCGGCCGGGATCGAGGATGCCTCCCGGCTCCGCCTCCAGGGGAGGGGGGCTGCGGGCGAGCCCGGCGGACGATCCGGTGACCTGTTCGTGGAGGTGACGGTGGAGGCCGATCCCCGCTTCGAGCGGCACGGGCCTGATCTGGTGCACCGGGTCGAGATCGGCCTCTCGGAGGCGGCCCTGGGGACCTCGGCGGAAATCCCCATGGTCGACGGCGACCCCGTGGAGATCGACATTCCCGCGGGCACCCAGCCCGGTACGGTCTTCAAGCTCTCCCGGCAGGGGATGCCGCGGCTCCACGGCCGCGGTCGGGGCGACCTGCTCGTCGAGGTGCGGTTGCTCGTGCCCCAACGCCTCGACAGTGCCTCCGAGGAGGCGCTGCGCGCCTATGGGGCGGCGATGGGGGAGGCACCGGTCGCCGGGCGAAAGAAGCGCCGTCGCTCCTGA
- the hrcA gene encoding heat-inducible transcriptional repressor HrcA, producing the protein MLDDRKAGILAALVEEYIDSGAPVASQTILDRSGLDCSSATVRNELVVLEREGYVSKPHTSAGRVPTNRGYRYYIDHLSPGLLRASTRGRIADFFGSFQSEFGKVLRETSDLLSEITAYPAVVLGPGLRDQTLRDVHLLWVEPGVVLVVLVAEGGRVHQSIVRCPAPATPAEVAEANSALIEALVGTTMPSAPIGYDFGGLAPMARSLVDRVLEAVEGAASSGREIHVGGASRMVELWEDLTKLHRILALLEREATVLELLDDSAEGTTVRLGPEIHAGEEDLAVVSAPFAAGRSRGRMGVLGPMRMDYRRTIRVVEEVSDALGDTLAP; encoded by the coding sequence ATGCTGGATGATCGCAAGGCCGGGATCCTGGCCGCACTCGTCGAGGAGTACATCGACTCCGGTGCGCCCGTGGCCTCCCAGACGATTCTGGACCGCTCCGGGCTCGATTGCTCGAGCGCCACGGTGCGCAACGAGTTGGTCGTGCTCGAGCGCGAGGGATACGTCTCCAAGCCCCACACCTCCGCCGGCCGGGTGCCGACCAATCGCGGATATCGCTACTACATCGACCACCTCTCGCCCGGCCTCCTCCGTGCCTCCACCCGCGGCCGGATCGCCGATTTCTTCGGCTCCTTCCAATCCGAGTTCGGCAAGGTTCTCCGGGAGACTTCCGACCTCCTGTCGGAGATCACCGCCTACCCGGCGGTGGTGCTCGGGCCGGGCCTACGAGACCAGACCCTGCGCGACGTCCACCTGCTCTGGGTCGAGCCCGGGGTGGTGCTGGTGGTGCTCGTGGCTGAAGGCGGGCGGGTACATCAGTCCATCGTTCGCTGCCCGGCACCGGCGACTCCAGCAGAGGTTGCCGAGGCGAATTCGGCCCTGATCGAGGCCCTGGTGGGGACGACGATGCCGTCGGCACCCATCGGCTACGACTTCGGCGGCCTGGCCCCGATGGCGCGGTCCCTCGTCGATCGGGTGCTCGAAGCGGTCGAGGGCGCCGCCTCCAGCGGCCGTGAGATCCATGTCGGCGGCGCCAGCCGGATGGTCGAGCTGTGGGAAGACCTCACCAAACTCCATCGGATTCTCGCGTTGCTCGAGCGGGAGGCCACAGTCCTTGAGCTGCTCGACGACTCGGCGGAGGGGACGACGGTCCGACTCGGTCCTGAGATCCACGCCGGCGAGGAGGACCTGGCGGTGGTGTCGGCACCCTTCGCCGCCGGCCGCTCCCGAGGCCGGATGGGCGTGCTCGGCCCGATGCGGATGGACTATCGACGCACGATTCGCGTCGTCGAAGAGGTCTCGGACGCCCTCGGCGACACGCTGGCACCTTGA
- the hemW gene encoding radical SAM family heme chaperone HemW, with the protein MTDRTTPRRPDDPSLADDAAEWVGAYVHIPFCRSVCPYCDFAVVALSADGGASDARGPYLEALVEEIASEPRFARPLDAVFVGGGTPTSMNPSDLGRVLAALEAQLGLAAGAEVSIEANPEDLLPGVPAALAGTGFNRISLGVQSLDPVVLLSLGRTHDPGGALAAIAEAVGALASVNVDLIYGTPGESDRSWSDSVARVIDAGIDHLSAYALTVEKGTPLGRAVLAGAAAPDPDDQASKYEIVAAAAEAAGLVRYETSNFARPGHHCRYNLLTWGQGEYAAFGNGAHRHRDGVRSWNVRRVDRYIERAATGAVAGEERLERWGREVERVAIGLRRVAGVVPGVAGSAMLASAAGQRLVATGVIERSGDRIRVIRALLGDEVARTLLALPPGDC; encoded by the coding sequence GTGACTGACCGGACCACCCCGCGTCGTCCGGACGATCCATCCCTTGCCGACGATGCGGCGGAGTGGGTGGGGGCCTATGTCCACATCCCGTTCTGCCGTTCGGTGTGCCCGTACTGCGACTTTGCCGTCGTCGCGCTCTCGGCCGATGGAGGTGCGTCGGACGCGCGGGGGCCATATCTCGAGGCGCTTGTCGAGGAGATCGCGTCGGAGCCGCGTTTCGCCCGACCGCTGGATGCGGTCTTCGTCGGCGGCGGTACCCCCACCTCGATGAACCCATCCGACCTCGGCAGGGTTCTCGCAGCGCTCGAGGCGCAGCTGGGGCTGGCTGCGGGCGCCGAGGTGTCGATCGAGGCGAACCCCGAAGACCTCCTGCCGGGGGTTCCCGCCGCGCTCGCCGGGACGGGTTTCAACCGAATCTCGCTCGGCGTGCAGTCCCTGGATCCGGTGGTGCTCCTCTCACTCGGCCGCACGCACGATCCGGGAGGGGCCCTTGCGGCGATAGCCGAAGCGGTGGGTGCGCTCGCCTCGGTGAACGTCGACCTCATCTACGGCACCCCGGGTGAGTCCGACCGTTCCTGGTCGGACTCCGTCGCCCGGGTGATCGATGCCGGCATCGACCACTTGTCGGCGTATGCCTTGACGGTGGAGAAGGGCACCCCGCTGGGTCGAGCCGTCCTCGCCGGGGCGGCGGCGCCCGACCCCGACGACCAGGCGTCGAAGTACGAGATCGTGGCGGCGGCCGCGGAGGCCGCCGGACTCGTTCGATATGAGACGTCGAACTTCGCCCGTCCCGGGCATCACTGCCGGTACAACCTTCTCACCTGGGGCCAGGGCGAGTACGCCGCCTTCGGGAACGGTGCTCATCGCCATCGCGATGGCGTCCGCTCGTGGAACGTGCGCCGGGTGGATCGTTACATCGAGCGGGCGGCGACCGGCGCCGTGGCGGGCGAGGAGCGGCTGGAGCGCTGGGGGAGAGAGGTGGAGCGGGTCGCCATCGGGTTGCGGCGGGTGGCGGGAGTCGTCCCCGGCGTCGCCGGATCGGCGATGTTGGCCTCTGCGGCGGGCCAGCGACTGGTTGCCACCGGCGTGATCGAACGATCGGGCGACCGCATCCGGGTGATTCGGGCGCTGCTGGGCGACGAAGTCGCCCGCACCCTGTTAGCACTCCCCCCAGGCGACTGCTAG
- the lepA gene encoding translation elongation factor 4 — protein MPDTSSIRNFSIIAHIDHGKSTLADRLLERTGAITSREMREQVLDSMDLERERGITIKAQAVRLRHVAPGGQEYVLNLIDTPGHVDFTYEVSRSLAACEGAVLLVDAAQGVEAQTLANAYLAVDGGLTVIPVINKVDLPAADPERVSEEIAGVLGVDPATVLRISAKTGEGVDELIAAIIDRLPAPTGDRAAPLTALVFDSYYDTYRGIVCYLRVVDGSLGTGDPLRFMASGENLPADEVGVLTPKAVPVASLGPGEVGYLITGVKEVGRIRVGDTVTRRDRGSENRLPGYREPKPMVFSGLFPTDGDDFEGLREALDRLRLNDAALVWEPESSKALGFGFRCGFLGLLHMEIVRERLEREYGLDLVATAPSVAYRAIRNDGVEIGVKSPQDLPDPGSLRQVLEPFFKVMIITPSEYIGTVMELLQDHRGVMGSMHYLSPERVELIYRVPLAEIVFGFFDQLKSRTRGYASLDYEPDGYDASDLSRVDILLNGIPVDAFSSIVHRDKAYEYGKRLVERLREIIPRQLFDVPIQAAVGSRIIARETVKAKRKDVTAKCYGGDITRKRKLLENQKEGKRRMKMLGQVEVPQEAFVAVLQIDSD, from the coding sequence GTGCCGGACACCTCCTCGATTCGCAACTTCTCGATCATCGCGCACATCGACCACGGCAAGTCGACCCTGGCCGATCGCCTGCTCGAGCGCACCGGGGCGATCACCTCGCGCGAGATGCGGGAACAAGTGCTCGACTCGATGGACTTGGAGCGGGAACGGGGTATCACGATCAAGGCCCAGGCGGTGCGCCTGCGCCACGTGGCGCCCGGCGGGCAGGAGTACGTGCTCAACCTCATCGACACGCCCGGCCACGTCGACTTCACGTACGAGGTGTCGCGCAGTCTTGCCGCGTGTGAGGGGGCGGTGCTCCTGGTCGATGCGGCCCAGGGGGTAGAGGCCCAGACGCTGGCCAACGCCTATCTCGCCGTCGATGGCGGCCTCACCGTGATCCCCGTCATCAACAAGGTGGATCTGCCGGCAGCCGACCCGGAGCGGGTATCGGAGGAGATCGCCGGCGTGCTCGGGGTCGATCCCGCCACCGTCCTCCGGATCTCCGCAAAGACCGGAGAAGGCGTCGACGAGTTGATCGCGGCGATCATCGATCGGCTCCCTGCGCCGACGGGTGACCGGGCGGCACCACTCACGGCCCTGGTGTTCGATTCCTATTACGACACCTACCGGGGAATCGTCTGTTACCTGCGGGTGGTCGACGGGAGCCTCGGGACGGGTGATCCTTTGCGTTTCATGGCCAGCGGAGAGAACTTGCCCGCCGACGAAGTAGGGGTGCTCACTCCGAAGGCGGTACCGGTCGCTTCTTTGGGACCGGGTGAGGTGGGCTACCTGATCACCGGGGTCAAGGAAGTGGGACGGATCCGGGTCGGCGATACGGTGACAAGGCGGGATCGGGGTTCCGAGAACAGGCTGCCCGGCTATCGCGAGCCCAAGCCCATGGTCTTCAGCGGGTTGTTTCCCACCGACGGCGACGACTTCGAAGGCCTGCGCGAGGCGCTGGATCGGCTCCGTCTCAACGACGCCGCGCTGGTATGGGAGCCCGAATCGTCCAAGGCTCTCGGTTTCGGCTTCCGCTGCGGGTTCCTCGGCCTGCTCCACATGGAAATCGTTCGAGAGCGCCTCGAACGGGAATACGGGTTGGATCTGGTGGCCACCGCCCCGTCGGTCGCCTACCGGGCGATTCGGAACGACGGCGTCGAGATCGGGGTGAAGAGCCCTCAGGACTTGCCCGACCCGGGGAGCCTGCGCCAGGTGCTCGAGCCCTTCTTCAAGGTGATGATCATCACGCCGTCCGAGTACATCGGCACGGTCATGGAACTGCTCCAGGATCACCGCGGGGTGATGGGATCGATGCACTACCTGTCGCCCGAACGGGTGGAGCTGATCTATCGGGTCCCGCTCGCCGAGATCGTCTTCGGCTTCTTCGACCAGTTGAAGTCACGCACCCGGGGCTACGCATCGCTCGACTACGAGCCCGACGGCTACGACGCCTCCGACCTGTCCCGGGTCGACATTCTGCTCAACGGCATCCCGGTCGACGCGTTCTCCTCGATCGTTCACAGGGACAAGGCGTACGAGTACGGCAAGCGACTGGTCGAACGGCTGCGAGAGATCATCCCCCGCCAGTTGTTCGATGTGCCGATCCAGGCGGCGGTTGGCTCACGGATCATCGCCCGCGAGACCGTCAAGGCCAAGCGGAAGGATGTGACCGCCAAGTGCTACGGCGGCGACATCACCCGCAAGCGCAAGCTGCTCGAGAACCAGAAGGAAGGCAAGCGGCGGATGAAGATGCTGGGGCAGGTCGAGGTGCCCCAGGAGGCCTTCGTCGCCGTGCTTCAGATCGATAGTGACTGA
- the rpsT gene encoding 30S ribosomal protein S20 — protein sequence MANIASQIKRNRQNGKLRARNLAIRSELKTRIKKAEQAVEAADDAAFADAYREAQKRIDTAVAKGVLHKRTAARRKARLARRGPQPAS from the coding sequence ATGGCCAACATCGCCTCCCAGATCAAGCGCAACCGCCAGAACGGCAAGCTGCGCGCCCGCAACCTCGCCATTCGCTCCGAGTTGAAGACTCGCATCAAGAAGGCCGAGCAGGCAGTCGAAGCGGCCGACGACGCAGCGTTCGCCGACGCGTACCGCGAGGCCCAGAAGCGCATCGACACTGCGGTCGCCAAGGGCGTGCTGCACAAGCGCACCGCGGCCCGGCGCAAGGCGCGCCTGGCCCGCCGGGGCCCGCAGCCCGCCTCCTGA
- the greA gene encoding transcription elongation factor GreA, translating into MTEDATTWLSPAAHKRLVDELEHLMTDGRQEVTERIAEARSHGDIRENADYEAAKNEQGLMEARIRKIQSILDTAEVGEVVVGDTVEEGSVATVKREDGGEMDVFVATQENKVPGHILASPSSPLGAALLGASVGDKVSYEAPSGKFQVTVLAIKPFEG; encoded by the coding sequence ATGACCGAAGACGCCACCACCTGGCTATCCCCGGCGGCTCACAAGCGGCTCGTCGACGAACTCGAGCACCTGATGACCGACGGGCGGCAAGAAGTCACTGAGAGGATCGCCGAAGCGCGCTCGCACGGCGACATCCGCGAGAACGCCGACTACGAGGCGGCCAAGAACGAGCAGGGCCTCATGGAGGCCCGAATCCGCAAGATCCAGTCGATCCTCGACACCGCGGAGGTCGGCGAAGTCGTCGTGGGCGACACCGTGGAAGAAGGCTCGGTGGCGACCGTGAAGCGTGAGGACGGCGGCGAAATGGATGTGTTCGTCGCTACCCAGGAGAACAAGGTCCCCGGCCACATCCTCGCTTCCCCGTCCAGTCCCCTGGGAGCGGCCCTTCTCGGCGCCTCGGTCGGCGACAAGGTCTCCTACGAAGCCCCCAGTGGGAAGTTCCAGGTGACGGTGCTGGCGATCAAGCCGTTTGAGGGCTAG
- a CDS encoding ComEC/Rec2 family competence protein, producing the protein MLLVSALLVAAVVRRRALVLGTAVLLLLGLHSGEVARAPQPGIEDGPLTFVGVAVGDPSGSRSAPWIVVAPESVLVDRAWVRADLPVVLVRGEVPMSIAAGEPVLVTGSVRAGSFRVRGALVGGVVDAREIERLGAAANPLYRVGNRLRSHVLGGLDRVAARPEGALLSGFLIGDVSRLPEADLEALRLAGLSHFVAVSGSNVALFLVAWWLVVAPLGWSPRGRALAGLIGLGVFVIVTRWEPSVVRAAAMAGIVLGGRIAGVPVRPWTALGVAVGGLIALDGGIAGQVGFQLSVAATAGIMLGAPLAAGRRPRWLWAILVATVAAQTAVAPLLLYHFGEIPLLAPATNLVSAPLVAVATSVGGVGAVLHLDLLVDAGVKFAYWVLAVGRGAAGLPQLGVVAVIGLGSAGLLAARFRPMRPVAAVGAAALVLAALVPPGLPSQPTVAFLDVGQGDASLLLGPAGEVVLIDGGADPSVLRAHLRDRGVRRIDLLVVSHRHADHAAGLEGVTAVARVVRMWHAPQLGEGSPLDSVAAEVAAGGGVVESPPVGTAVRVGSFVIEVLGPLRRYESPNDGSLVLLVEAAGASVLFSGDIEAIAQAELGPLRADVLKVPHQGARTSDLRWLEASAPEIAVISVGPNTFGHPSDEVIATLEASGADVRRTDEEGTIVIRLDRVAALPSAG; encoded by the coding sequence GTGCTCTTGGTATCGGCCCTGCTCGTGGCCGCGGTGGTGCGTCGTCGAGCACTGGTCCTGGGCACGGCGGTCCTCCTGCTGCTCGGTCTCCACTCCGGTGAGGTTGCCCGGGCGCCTCAGCCCGGGATCGAAGACGGTCCGTTGACCTTCGTCGGGGTAGCCGTCGGCGATCCCTCGGGATCGCGATCTGCCCCCTGGATCGTCGTCGCCCCCGAGTCGGTGCTCGTCGACAGAGCTTGGGTGCGAGCCGACCTCCCGGTGGTGCTTGTGCGGGGTGAGGTGCCGATGAGCATCGCTGCCGGGGAACCGGTGCTCGTCACCGGCTCGGTACGAGCCGGAAGTTTCCGCGTACGGGGTGCCCTGGTGGGCGGGGTGGTCGATGCTCGGGAGATCGAGCGATTGGGTGCCGCCGCCAACCCGCTGTACCGGGTGGGGAACCGGCTGCGGTCGCACGTGCTCGGCGGTCTCGATCGGGTGGCAGCGAGACCAGAAGGCGCGTTGCTCTCCGGCTTCCTGATCGGCGATGTCAGCCGGCTTCCCGAAGCCGATCTCGAGGCGCTCCGCCTCGCCGGGCTCAGCCATTTCGTGGCCGTTTCGGGCAGCAACGTCGCGCTGTTCCTCGTGGCCTGGTGGCTGGTAGTGGCCCCTTTGGGGTGGAGTCCTCGTGGGCGCGCTCTCGCCGGGCTCATCGGCTTGGGCGTCTTCGTGATCGTCACCCGGTGGGAGCCGTCGGTGGTACGGGCGGCGGCGATGGCGGGGATCGTTCTGGGCGGTCGTATCGCCGGGGTGCCGGTGCGTCCATGGACTGCTCTCGGCGTCGCCGTGGGAGGGTTGATCGCTCTCGACGGCGGCATTGCCGGACAGGTCGGTTTTCAACTCTCGGTGGCGGCGACGGCGGGAATCATGCTCGGCGCACCGCTGGCCGCGGGACGACGTCCCCGGTGGCTGTGGGCCATCCTGGTGGCCACCGTGGCGGCGCAGACCGCGGTGGCACCTCTGCTGCTCTACCACTTCGGCGAGATCCCGCTGCTCGCCCCGGCGACGAATCTGGTGTCGGCGCCCCTGGTGGCTGTCGCGACCTCGGTCGGTGGCGTCGGAGCGGTCCTTCATCTGGATCTCCTCGTGGACGCCGGCGTGAAGTTCGCATACTGGGTACTGGCGGTGGGGCGCGGGGCGGCCGGTCTGCCTCAACTCGGGGTGGTGGCGGTGATCGGCCTCGGTTCGGCCGGGTTGCTGGCCGCTCGCTTCAGGCCGATGCGGCCGGTTGCCGCAGTTGGGGCGGCCGCACTGGTGCTGGCGGCGCTGGTGCCGCCAGGGCTCCCATCCCAACCCACGGTGGCGTTCCTCGACGTGGGCCAGGGTGATGCTTCCCTCCTCCTCGGGCCGGCGGGCGAAGTGGTTCTTATCGACGGCGGCGCGGATCCCTCCGTTCTGCGAGCCCACCTACGCGATCGGGGCGTCCGGCGGATCGATCTCCTGGTCGTCTCCCATCGCCACGCCGACCACGCCGCCGGGCTGGAGGGCGTCACTGCGGTCGCCCGGGTCGTAAGGATGTGGCACGCTCCGCAGCTGGGAGAGGGGTCGCCCCTCGACTCGGTTGCGGCCGAGGTGGCGGCGGGGGGCGGGGTGGTCGAGTCACCGCCGGTGGGGACCGCGGTCCGCGTCGGGTCATTCGTCATCGAGGTCCTCGGACCCCTCCGCCGATACGAGTCGCCCAATGACGGATCCCTGGTGCTGTTGGTCGAGGCCGCCGGAGCCTCGGTCCTTTTCAGCGGGGATATCGAAGCCATTGCCCAGGCGGAGCTGGGCCCTCTCAGGGCGGACGTGCTCAAGGTGCCCCACCAGGGAGCGCGGACCTCGGATCTGAGGTGGTTGGAGGCGTCGGCGCCGGAGATCGCGGTGATCAGCGTAGGCCCCAATACCTTCGGCCATCCGTCGGACGAGGTGATCGCGACGCTGGAGGCCAGCGGGGCGGATGTGCGGCGAACCGACGAGGAGGGCACGATCGTCATCCGCCTCGATCGAGTCGCCGCACTACCGTCCGCCGGGTGA
- a CDS encoding ComEA family DNA-binding protein codes for MERTWIAAATVVALAGGALLLWPANDSTPPPFEVVAGQRPETHLTVHVSGAVVRPGLVSLPGGSRIADAILAAGGARADALLTALNLAANVVNGQQLVVPAVSPDDSAISHQDGRVAINLADAVALETLPGVGPVLAQRIVEHRERHGPFTVVEDLLDVPGIGEAKLAALREMVLVP; via the coding sequence GTGGAACGCACCTGGATCGCCGCCGCGACCGTGGTCGCCCTGGCGGGCGGAGCCCTGTTGCTCTGGCCGGCGAACGATTCGACGCCGCCGCCCTTCGAGGTCGTGGCGGGGCAGCGCCCCGAGACCCACCTGACCGTCCACGTGTCGGGAGCGGTAGTCCGGCCCGGACTCGTGTCCCTACCGGGCGGGTCCCGGATCGCCGACGCCATCCTGGCGGCGGGAGGGGCGCGGGCGGACGCGTTGCTCACCGCGCTCAACCTGGCCGCCAATGTCGTCAACGGGCAGCAGTTGGTGGTGCCCGCCGTCAGCCCGGACGACTCGGCGATCAGCCACCAGGACGGCAGGGTGGCGATCAACCTCGCCGATGCGGTGGCCCTGGAGACCCTCCCCGGGGTGGGGCCGGTGCTCGCTCAGCGGATCGTCGAGCACCGGGAGCGTCATGGGCCTTTCACCGTGGTCGAGGACCTGCTCGACGTCCCCGGGATCGGTGAGGCGAAGCTGGCGGCGCTGCGGGAGATGGTGCTCGTTCCCTGA
- a CDS encoding ester cyclase: MIAKPRDERKKTVSQENKELVRRWYEAYNRHDVDAVAEMVAPDFINNSSTNQGRDGVRAELAYWYGAFPDATIAVEDLIEEGDRVVARVTARATHQGEFMGAPPSGKQITAQEIDIFRIENGLLGEVWAAPDIFGVLTQLGLLAGEETG, translated from the coding sequence GTGATCGCGAAACCCCGGGACGAAAGGAAGAAGACCGTGTCGCAGGAGAACAAGGAACTGGTCCGACGATGGTATGAGGCGTACAACCGTCACGACGTCGATGCTGTCGCCGAGATGGTTGCTCCCGACTTCATCAACAACAGTTCCACGAATCAGGGCCGCGACGGTGTTCGGGCCGAACTCGCCTATTGGTACGGCGCATTCCCCGACGCGACGATTGCGGTAGAAGATCTGATTGAAGAGGGCGATCGGGTGGTAGCCAGGGTGACGGCGAGAGCAACGCACCAGGGTGAATTCATGGGCGCGCCGCCCAGCGGGAAGCAGATCACAGCGCAGGAGATCGACATCTTTCGGATCGAGAACGGCCTGCTAGGAGAGGTCTGGGCGGCACCTGACATTTTCGGAGTCCTCACCCAACTCGGCTTGCTGGCCGGGGAGGAGACAGGCTAG
- a CDS encoding type II CAAX endopeptidase family protein has translation MELPLDSRADRRPWRAIDALYLLFFWIAGAIASGPFIGSDEITVFELFGIIAPFQALGIFVGIAVLGRTREPWREALAFRAEPQDWRGLLEGVGLQLGLSILIALILGLFGGTLPSQEIVDDAGLAVGGLEQIAVVIALVVLAPISEELVFRGVLLRGLASRYGMRAAVIGSSVAFALLHLLDPNLLLAMPVFLVLGMALGYSVARTGRLGRAIAIHAGFNLVTVIAVLFL, from the coding sequence CTGTTCTTCTGGATTGCCGGGGCGATCGCATCCGGGCCCTTCATCGGCTCCGACGAGATCACGGTGTTCGAGCTGTTCGGGATCATCGCCCCGTTCCAGGCCCTTGGGATATTCGTCGGGATCGCGGTGCTCGGGCGGACCCGGGAGCCGTGGCGTGAAGCACTGGCATTCAGGGCGGAGCCACAGGATTGGCGGGGTCTCCTCGAGGGCGTAGGTCTCCAACTCGGATTGAGCATTCTCATCGCGTTGATACTCGGGCTGTTCGGCGGGACCCTTCCTTCCCAAGAGATAGTCGACGACGCCGGGCTCGCCGTGGGCGGTCTCGAACAGATCGCGGTGGTCATTGCCCTGGTCGTGCTCGCCCCGATCTCGGAGGAACTGGTCTTCCGGGGGGTGCTGCTGCGCGGGCTGGCATCACGATATGGGATGCGGGCTGCCGTGATCGGCTCGTCCGTCGCCTTCGCCCTCCTCCACTTGCTCGACCCCAACCTGTTGTTGGCGATGCCGGTGTTCCTGGTGCTGGGAATGGCCCTCGGATATTCGGTGGCGCGTACCGGCAGGCTCGGCCGGGCCATCGCCATCCACGCCGGCTTCAACCTGGTGACGGTGATCGCCGTGCTCTTTCTGTAG